From the Montipora capricornis isolate CH-2021 chromosome 2, ASM3666992v2, whole genome shotgun sequence genome, one window contains:
- the LOC138037101 gene encoding uncharacterized protein codes for MTVCLNGARYQQLSPKGPWLFLLMINDLVTPSALFGMWKYVDDTTLSEKVPKGQQSRAQEAVDHVSNWSAENLFQLNLEKTKELTISYRCSPEHFDPVTVDGTQIQATTSSKLLGLIINNTLTWNDHIDSLIKKAARKIYLLVQLKRACITAEDLVAHFCACIRSSLDYACPVFHYSLPQYLQLELESVQKRALACIFPRRLYREALERACLTPIREHHEYITKSLFRSISENQDSKLHHVIPEAYSLHYNFRHQRTYNVPAAKTMRFANSFFGKCAAVTNSSRR; via the coding sequence ATGACTGTTTGTCTGAATGGGGCACGGTACCAGCAGCTGTCCCCCAAGGGACCTTGGCTTTTCTTGCTCATGATCAATGACCTCGTAACCCCCAGTGCGCTCTTTGGAATGTGGAAGTATGTGGACGATACCACCTTGTCAGAAAAAGTACCAAAGGGGCAACAAAGTAGAGCACAAGAAGCAGTAGACCATGTTTCCAACTGGTCAGCAGAAAATTTATTCCAGCTAAACCTTGAGAAGACTAAAGAGCTCACCATCAGCTACCGTTGTTCCCCGGAACACTTCGACCCGGTCACAGTTGATGGGACACAGATTCAAGCAACTACTTCTAGCAAGCTTCTTGGCCTTATCATCAACAACACACTAACATGGAATGATCACATTGATAGTTTAATAAAGAAAGCAGCTAGGAAAATTTATCTCCTTGTGCAACTTAAACGGGCGTGCATTACAGCCGAAGATCTTGTCGCCCACTTCTGCGCATGTATCAGATCTTCCCTTGACTATGCTTGTCCAGTTTTTCATTATTCTCTACCTCAGTATTTACAGTTGGAGTTAGAAAGTGTTCAGAAAAGAGCTCTGGCATGTATTTTTCCTAGAAGGTTGTACAGGGAAGCGTTAGAGCGCGCTTGCTTGACCCCTATTAGGGAACACCACGAATACATTACAAAGTCGTTATTTAGATCAATCAGCGAGAATCAGGACAGTAAACTACATCACGTAATTCCTGAAGCCTACAGCCTTCATTATAATTTCAGGCACCAAAGAACGTACAATGTACCAGCAGCTAAGACAATGCGTTTTGCTAATTCGTTTTTCGGGAAGTGTGCGGCTGTAACCAACTCAAGTCGGAGATGA